DNA sequence from the Manis pentadactyla isolate mManPen7 unplaced genomic scaffold, mManPen7.hap1 scaffold_524, whole genome shotgun sequence genome:
TTGACCCGGGGGCAAGCTCAGTGCCAACAGGACGCCCCTCCCGCCACGGGCCTACCTGATGTGAGAGCAGAACCTGCCAGTTAGTGTCCGTGTCCAGTGCTGACACCGTTCtcagcacccacctgttgctAAACTTGGCCTCTGGGCCCCCAGGGTGTGTGAGGCCAGTgaatgggggggaagggaggaggttCAAGCCCCAGCTCCCTCACTTACTACCCGTGAGGCCTGGAGCAAGTGGCTTTAGGGAGTCTCTGTCTTCTGAACCACAAACTGAGGATAATAATGATCCAGCCCCACCGCTAGAGACTGGATACGATCAGGCAGACATAGACTTGACCTTCACAATGAGTGCTCACCAACAGGAAGCGCCCTCACTGAGGCGGAATGCCAGGGACGGCAGAGTAGGCCAGCCGGGCCACTCACGTTCCTCGGCTCCACTGTCAGCAAACCAGAGCCCATGTCTGTTCCCAACACTGCAGTTTACCCGGCTCTCTCCTGCTATAGCTCCCTGTGCCCTCTGGCAGCAGCCCTGACAAGCCAGGAATCCCGCCTGAAGGGAACTTCACGTGCCCCCAGTTATGACTGTCTTCCCAAATGCTCCCTTTCCGTGGTGGGGAGACGCGGCCCCAGGAACGGGGAATAAGGGTAACAGAGCAGGAGAGACGGGAGCCCACTGGTGCCCCTGCCACTCTGTTTTCAGCCCTCCATGTACCCATGTATAAATGGGAAATACtagtaataacaataatgaatgaaatgatataatcaccataccaagctctCCTAAGGATTCAGGTAGGAGGCCAGTGGCTCTTTCTGCAAATGATGACTCTTGAGACAGCTGGGATTTCTGACACCACACTGGGGGTTGTCACTACTATGCCCCAGTCTTGCCCAGTCCCTCTGCCAACTGCGACCCTGAGATTCTTCTGTTCTGTGGAAAGTTCCACTCGAATGTGACTCTGGACTTCTACCCCTTTCCCAAAAAGGATTGGCAGTTCTCTGACATGAATCCCGGCCTTGCTTTGAAGTTTAAAAGAGGATTCTGAGCATCAAGAGGCAGCAGTGTGTCCAAACAAAAACATGACAGCCCCTTCGGTCGTGTGCTGACTCATGAGTCTCCACGTGCTTCTCTCCCCAGAGACCCACACTCACAGCCCAAGGGCCTTCCTCACCCGATACCCTCAGACCCAGTCCCTGGACTCTTCCCTCCTGAGGCCCTGACCCCTGCATCTCTCCTCAGGAAAGACCCCCAAGTCCACATCCTGTATCATCCCATACCCATAAATCTAGACCTTTGGATTCTTATTTCTCAACACCCCCAAAAACACAACTTTTGGGTTCCTTCTCACTGTGAGACCCCAATACAAAGTTCAGAAACGCCCACTTGCAATTCCTCTAAAATGCTCAGTTCTGGAATCTGCCAACTGCCTCCTCGCACGTCCACAGCTCTTGGGAGCCCCCTCCCGAGGGGCCACAGAGTCAGTCTTGGGGCCACTCCTTGCTGATCTGCCCtggtgtcccctcctcctcccctgtgTCCTCAGCTAGGCAGGGAGCACGGCTGGGGGTGTAGTCAGGAGGGGAAATGACACAGTTATATAATCTGGACCAAAGTCCGTCCTCTCCCAGGTGGTATAAAGGCAAACCATCCCAGCCATCACCATCTCACTGCCACCCTCGGTGCCACCATGCTGGCCTCGGGGCTGCTTCTGGTGGCTTTGCTTGCCTGCCTGACCGTCCTGGTCTTGATGTCCGCCTGGCGGCAGAGGAAGGTCTGGGGGAAGCTGCCTCCCGGGCCCACCCCACTGCCCTTCATCGGGAACTACCTGCAGCTGAACACAGAGCAGATGTACAACTCGCTCATGAAGGTGTCAGGAGGCGGGGAGACGGGTGCactgcggggggcggggggcctgCTCAGTGTGGTGGGGACTTTGTGGCAGGGACTTGGGTGGACCAGAGTCTTAGGACAGGGGAGTTCTGAAGGCTCAGCAGCAGGGTCCCTGCCAGGACAGACCAGCTCCTGGGGTGCCTGTCCCTTGACTGTCAAACCTGGGGGAAATGCATCCAGTACCTGCGGACTGGGCAGAGGCCAGTGCCCAGCAGGGGCTGCTCCCCGTAACCACACAACCCACCTCCACCAGATCAGCGAGCGCTATGGTCCGGTGTTCACCGTCCACCTGGGGCCCCGGCGGATCGTGGTGCTGTGTGGACACGAGGCTGTGAAGGAGGCGCTGGTGGACCAGGCTGAGGAATTCAGCGGGAGGGGCGAGCAGGCAACGTTTGACTGGCTCTTCAAAGGCTACGGTGAGGGGGATTGGGGTGAGGGTGTGGGGGTTCTGGTCAGGGAGGTTTGAGGGCTGGTTTGCCCAGCGATCCCCTCCTGACCCCTGCCCGTTCCGGGCTGTGGCACACACCTTGCTGCACCTTGTCTGTCCCATCCTGTCTAACCTGACTGGACTCTCTGTGTCTCTAGTTCTCGCTGGTTCTCGGCCCCATGTCCCTGTTCTTTCTCACTAGGTGAATCTTTGAATCTCTTACAAGTTCTGCCTGGGAACCCTGGGCCATTATGTCCATTTGCGCCCGTCTTAGCTTTTTCTCCTTCACTTGTCGTCCCGTTTTAGAATCTGACATTATTTCTGCGTCCTAATCCCCATGCCACCATCTCCTGGTAACAGTCTCTCATCTCCACAACCCCTGTGTTCTCTCTCCCTATTTTTCAATCCATGCCATCTCAGTTTTAGAATCCTTCACCTTTTTAATTCCAATCCCAGATCCGCACGTAGCTCACTTCCCCCCTCTCCGCCTCCAGCTCTGTCTACCCGAGGGTCCCTGTGTTTGTCTGTCTGCGCATGTCCTGCTTCTCTCCCGATTCTTTTCTCCCAACACGGCATCTCTCTCCTTCGGTGTTGCTCCTCTGGTGTGTCTGTCTTTGTCCTTCCCCCGCCTTGCACTATACCCACCTTTCTCCAGCTCCCCCCTCTCGGCCCagctcccctccctctgcccccgcCCCTCGGGGCCCCTCCCCATCTTACTCTCCCCCACAGGCGTGGCTTTCAGCAACGGGGAGCGCGCTAAACAGCTCCGGCGCTTCTCCATCACCACGCTGCGCGACTTCGGCGTGGGCAAGCGCGGCATCGAGGAGCGCATCCAGGAGGAGGCGGGCTTCCTCGTCGAAGCCCTCCGGGGCACGCGCGGTGAGCCGGGGACCCCGCACTGTGCGGCACCAGGAGGGAAACAGCAGGGGCGGACGCGCGTTCTGGCCCCGGAAGGGACGGGTTTGTGGCTGGGGGTCGGGCTCCCAGCTCTGGGCCCTGGGGCTGCACTTTGGGCTGATCACCGACTGACTCACAGATCGCTGTCCCTCTGCGGCCCGCCCTCCCCAGGCGCCTTCATCGATCCCACCTTCTTCCTGAGCCGAACTGTCTCCAACGTCATCAGTTCTATTGTCTTCGGGGACCGCTTTGACTACGAGGACAAAGAGTTCCTGTCGCTGCTGCGTATGATGCTGGGGAGCTTTCAGTTCACAGCGACATCCAGAGGGCAGGTAACCCGACCCACCTGGCTCTGCCCCGCCCATCTTACACGTACTCCCTGTTAAGATAGTCCATCTTCCCATCTGAGTTTCTTAACTCCCAGACAAGTGACCACCTCAGTCCACCTCCTGAGAACCTTGTGCTGCTAAACGCAGCCCATCACAGGCACTGGTAGCGCACAGGTGCCCCAAACCAGCCCACTGGAATATCCGGATAAATGCCCACTACCCAGCACACTTAACGATCTCCTCATCTGGACAGGTACCACAACCAAGATCCCCCCACCTGGACAGATGGTTCCCCAAACACCTAGGATGTGTCTCCCAACCACCCAAACACCTACAGAGGTGACCCTATCACTCATGTGAATATCAGAACACCCGAACATTTGAGCCCCTGCACACCAGCCCCACGTTAGGACTTGAACCCTGTACAGATGCCCTCAAATCCACATCCCCTAAATATCAGGAGAGTAGTCTCCAGCTGAGCCCATCTGAATGTATAAACACCTAGAGACGTGGTGCCCCCATTTCAGTCCAACCTGAATAGCTCGACACCTTAGATAGGTGTCGCCCTACCCAACCTAACACAAGTAGAGGGACACCTCCATGTGCTGCTCCCATCCAGCCTCCTCTAACATCAGAAACCGTGGTATGTGTCCCTATCCATCTCAATCCTCGGACAGGGGCCCTCACAGTAACCTCTTGTGGAAACTTAGGGATCTATTCCCACCTAGCCTCATCTAAATACCTAAACACCTGACAGGCGCATGTATCTTAGTGTCTTTCTTCTCCTGGACAGGTCCCACTCCCACTGGGTCCTGGCCACTGAAACTGCCCTTCattgtctcctctcctctctccccaccctcagCTCTACGAAATGTTCTCCTCGGTGATGAACCACCTGCCAGGACCACAGCATCAGGCATTCAAGGAACTGCTGGGCCTGGAGGACTTCGTAACCAAGAAAGTGGAGGAGAACCAGCGCACCCTGGACCCCAACTCCCCGCGGCACTTCATCGACTCCTTCCTCATCCGCATGCGGGAGGTACACCCAGCGGCCAGGGCCCAGAGGTCCCAAGCCAGGCAGATGGAAATCGGATGTGGGTGGAGAACAGCAGGGGTCTATTCAAATTactcccctccccacacacaccctaaTAATCTGCCGAACCCCAGTGTAGCTAACCATCACTGTTCCACCTCCTGAGCCCTCCCGCCGGGCGGGGCATGCGCGTGGGAGTCATAAGCGCAGCACTTGTGCACACTTCCCAGCACCAGGCGCTCCTTTAGTGCCTTGCCGTATTCACCTATTGCACACTCACAGCTCTTGCAGGAGGCTCTATTAGGACCCCAGttgtacagatgagcagactgaggcccagagagtatCAGTGGGCTGACTGAGGCCACACAGTGCGGAGGCAGGGCACCCAGGCTCAAACCCAGCTCTCTCGGACTCTGAGGCTGGTGCTTTTAGCTGCTGTGCTCTCTTACCTTTCATTTCCTCGCTATCAGACACACCTGTCAGGTGAACTGGGTTTACTGTTGGAGGGTCCCCACCCTCTGGATGTCAGTCTTCCTTCTGTGAGGAAAGGAGTTGGGGCTTTATAGAGTCTAAGTTCAAGGTGAAACGATCCGGGGAAGGATTTCTCCATAGTAAGCGGCAAGACTTCTAGTGAAGGGACAGGGTGCTGTAGCTTAAAGTTCTTCACGTCTCTCTGCCTCATTCTGTCATGCCGTCCCTGTCCCTCTTTCTCACTCACTGtgtccctctttccctctctttcttaATATTTCTACCACTGAACAGTCACAGCCGAGGCGGGCAGAGGAAGGCTCCCTCTGTCCAAGGCGGTCTGCGTCTAAGAGATTTGGGTCAACGGAAACCTCTCCCTCCCCTTGAAGGGCCCTGACAGCCCTGAGGAGAGGAGGCTCAGCCCGACACCCTCTCTCCCTGCAGGAGGGGAAGAATTCCAATGCAGAGTTCAACCTGAAGAACCTGGTGCTCACCACACTGAACCTTTTCTTTGCCGGCACCGAGACCGTCAGCACAACCCTGCGATATGGCTTCTTGCTGCTCATGAAGCACCCAGATGTGGAGGGTAAGGTTGGAGGGGCAGGAAAAGGGGGACATAAAACCTCTAAATTCCTGGGCCTTCTGCAGTGTGTTCACCTGTCCGCGATATCCGGACCGTCAAACATGCCCCACTATCCAGCGACTAGGTGATATTTTGATACCCAGTTTCTCTAGccttcaaaatattgaaaataccTTAAGTGCTTGGTAAACAGCTGCTGTGCTGAGCCCACTGGGTGCCCACAGCCGGCTCACGATCGTTCCCCGAGACGCCTCCCTCACGCCTCCCCTGTGATTCTGGCAGGACCAGGTGAACAGGACCTGCACCCACAATGCACATGGCCAACGTCTGTGTTGAGTGGTCCACATCCATGTCACACATAGATGTCATGCATGTCATAATCCCGTTATACACATTTGGACTACCGTCCCTGCCCTGAGACCCCTAGATGCCTAAACACAttttccctcctcccccagccaaaGTCCATGAAGAGATTGACCGGGTCATTGGCAAGAACCGTCAGGCCAAGTTCGAGGACCGGGCCGAGATGCCCTACACAGACGCCGTGATCCACGAGATCCAAAGATTCGGAGACATGATCCCCATGGGCCTGGCTCGCAGAGTCACCAAGGACACCAAGTTTCGGGACTTCCTCCTCCCTAAGGTGCAGGGCCGACCTGCCCAGAGGGACCTCCACCCACTTGCTGTGACCCAGCATCCCTCTCCCCTTACAGACTCTCCAGCCCTGGTCCCCCTCCCTCAGACAAAGGCTTCCCCAAACACCTGCCCCCTCCACCTTCCCACTCAGAGCTCCTGCTCCCGTGTCTCCCCCAGACCTTTTGCCTCAGGGAATATCAACCGCATTTCGCCAAGCCCCCTGCCTCAGGAGACATGAATATCATTTCGCCTGTCTCCTGCCCCAGGGTCACGGACTCATGTCCCCCAGTCATCCTGCCTGGAGGGACATGAACCCCATGTGTCCCAAACATCCTGTCTCAGGGGACATGAACACCATCACCCCTGAACCCACTCCTTGGGAGACATGAACTGCAAGTCCCCCAGTCCTTCTGTCCCTAGAGACACAGCGCCCATGTCTCAGACTCCCCTTCTCAGGGAACACGAACCCCATGCCTGCCAAACCTCCTGCGTAGGGACATCCATCTTCTCCCTCAGAGGACCCCATTCCCatgcctcccctttctcctcacctGGGACACAGAATTCCCCCTCCAACCCCACCCAGTGTGGTGTCAGCACTCCCAACACCGCTCCTCCATATGAACCCCTCACCTCCTCCCCATCAGGGCACCGAGGTGTTTCCTATGCTGGGCTCCGTGCTGAGAGACCCCAAGTTCTTCTCCAACCCCCAAGATTTCAAGCCCCAGCACTTCCTGGATGAGAAGGGGCAGTTTAAGAAGAGTGATGCTTTCGTGCCCTTCTCCATCGGTAAGAGACCACTGCCTGCTGCCAAGCCACCCCCGAACCCGCAGCGGCCTCCTTCATCCCAGGCCCCTCCAGCCTGGAAGTTCCTCTTACAATCTGCCCTGGAGCCAACCAGCTGCAGTCCACATGACCACCAAGTACCTGGGCCCAGACAAGAGGAAGGGACGCTGGCACCCCTTTCAGAGAGGAGGGAAATCAGGACCCAGAGTCGAGTCACTTAAAATCTTCAGATTGGTAGGAAAGGAGACGACAGCACAGCAGCCATATTTGAGTGTGTACTTGAGGAAAGGGTCATGTAAGGTTCCCACTGCCCCAGCCTGGTGGTGTGGCTCACGCCCATCCCACGGacgagggaaactgaggctcacagcgGGAGAGACCTCCCTGAAGGCTTCTCAGGCCCCCCTCCCCGGGGTGATGCGGCCGGGGTGGGTCGTGGGCGAGGCGGCAGGGATTACAGGCCGCGGCCGCCCCTCCCCCCGTCTCTTCAGGAAAGCGGAACTGTTTCGGAGAAGGCCTGGCCAGAATGgagctctttctcttcctcaccaCCATCATGCAGAACTTCCGCTTCAAGTCCCCGCAGTCGCCCCGGGACATCGACGTCTCCCCCAAATGTGTGGGCTTTGCCACCATCCCGCGCACCTACACCATGAGCTTCCAGCCTCGCTGAGCCGGGGCGGGGCTAGGGAGGCAGGGCTAGTGGGAGGAGCAAGGGGAGGGCGGGGCACCGGGGGGCGGGGCCGAGGGGCGGAGCACAGTGGGCTCTGAGCATCGTGCTATGGACCCTTCGGAGGTGGGATGCGAGGAAGGAAACTCACTATACTGTGAACAAGAGGGAAATAACAGGTACTATTTTTTGAGCAAATGCTCTGTGTCAGCTCTGTGCTAAAAGCATTAAACGCTCACCTCACCGAATTCTCACAAACCTATGGAATGGGGAACAGCGTTTGAACCCCTTTTGCAGGTGACAGAGCTGAGGTACAGCATGGTTAAGTCTGTAGCGGAGGTCCCATGGGACACAAGAGCTCTTAGCACGCAGGGGAACACAGAACCGCGGGGGATGGCTGTCTTAGCCCCAGGGTCCTTACGACAGATGCTTAAAATGAACCCCTTCCTCAAGTGAAATACACAAACCGTATATTAGTATGCAATGTGAACAGCTCTATCACGGGTTTTTTTCCCAGAGCCCTGGCAGGCAGCTGGCCTGGCGTCCCTACACACTTGT
Encoded proteins:
- the LOC130682442 gene encoding cytochrome P450 2A13; its protein translation is MLASGLLLVALLACLTVLVLMSAWRQRKVWGKLPPGPTPLPFIGNYLQLNTEQMYNSLMKISERYGPVFTVHLGPRRIVVLCGHEAVKEALVDQAEEFSGRGEQATFDWLFKGYGVAFSNGERAKQLRRFSITTLRDFGVGKRGIEERIQEEAGFLVEALRGTRGAFIDPTFFLSRTVSNVISSIVFGDRFDYEDKEFLSLLRMMLGSFQFTATSRGQLYEMFSSVMNHLPGPQHQAFKELLGLEDFVTKKVEENQRTLDPNSPRHFIDSFLIRMREEGKNSNAEFNLKNLVLTTLNLFFAGTETVSTTLRYGFLLLMKHPDVEAKVHEEIDRVIGKNRQAKFEDRAEMPYTDAVIHEIQRFGDMIPMGLARRVTKDTKFRDFLLPKGTEVFPMLGSVLRDPKFFSNPQDFKPQHFLDEKGQFKKSDAFVPFSIGKRNCFGEGLARMELFLFLTTIMQNFRFKSPQSPRDIDVSPKCVGFATIPRTYTMSFQPR